In one window of Flavobacterium ginsengisoli DNA:
- a CDS encoding glycosyltransferase: MKTISNKSKIVFLSTFPPTQCGIATYTQDTIKGITDVYGKSIKCEICELVTEPIEEPTQAFTLNTKNRAEYAKVAEEINNDETVKLVHIQHEFGLFSGNYGDHLLDFLNVIKAPVTFTFHSVIPNPNDELRTFVRLLLSYSNSVFVMTNKSKEILINDYDINEEIITCVPHGTHIVIYETPKQAKEKLNIEDRLVLSTFGLLGEGKNIETGLQALPKIIEKAPNALYLIIGKTHPNLIKDGVDAYRDKLEGIVKELNLQDNVRFINQYLDTDELLEYLKATDIYMFTSKDPNQAVSGTFAYAMSCACPIVASKIPHTREVLTSDSGILCDIGNSDQFAEAAIKLIEDENLRHEMGISSFTKMRASSWENVGITQMNTYQKLIKNPSEIKYSYPPIQLKHIKKLTTELGIIQFSKISIPDLDSGYTLDDNARALIAFCMHYKLTQDKDDLAYILIYLDFIQRCQKPKGDFINYVDQENREHIEQNAEVNLEDSNARAIWALGTVVSMSDILPEAITKKATRCLLNSLKWAENIQSPRSIGFATKGLYLYHSTIPNLYVAAIINKLNAKLLANYEDTATEDWQWFENYLTYGNSILPESMLYAYLITNKPVYKKVALDSLDFLISKTFKEGTFKAISNQSWHHKGSEPHEYGEQPIDVTYTIQSLNAFYNAFKTPEYKKKMKVAFNWFLGKNHLNQIMYNPVSGGGYDGLEKHNVNLNQGAESTVCYLTARLLMEKLAMSQSRVIPLLKSRSGIAINL; this comes from the coding sequence ATGAAGACAATATCAAATAAATCAAAAATCGTTTTTTTATCTACTTTTCCGCCAACGCAATGCGGCATAGCAACTTATACTCAAGATACCATCAAAGGAATTACAGATGTTTATGGTAAATCTATAAAATGCGAAATATGCGAACTGGTTACAGAGCCTATTGAAGAACCAACGCAAGCTTTTACCTTAAACACAAAAAATAGAGCAGAATATGCTAAAGTAGCAGAAGAAATCAATAACGATGAAACTGTGAAATTAGTTCATATTCAGCATGAATTTGGTTTGTTTTCAGGAAATTATGGAGATCATCTTTTAGATTTTTTAAATGTTATTAAAGCCCCTGTCACTTTTACTTTTCACAGCGTAATTCCAAATCCGAATGACGAATTGAGAACCTTTGTGAGACTGCTGTTAAGCTACAGCAATTCGGTTTTTGTAATGACCAATAAATCAAAAGAAATTCTAATCAACGACTACGACATCAATGAAGAAATAATTACTTGCGTACCTCATGGAACCCACATTGTAATATATGAAACTCCAAAACAGGCAAAAGAAAAATTAAACATTGAAGATCGATTAGTGCTTTCTACTTTCGGACTTTTGGGCGAAGGTAAAAATATAGAAACAGGCTTACAGGCTTTACCAAAAATTATCGAAAAGGCGCCAAATGCTTTATATCTAATCATTGGCAAAACGCATCCAAACTTAATCAAAGATGGTGTTGATGCTTATCGTGACAAATTAGAAGGTATCGTTAAAGAATTAAACCTGCAGGACAATGTTCGATTTATCAATCAATATTTAGATACCGATGAACTTTTAGAATATTTAAAAGCGACAGATATTTATATGTTTACCTCAAAAGATCCCAATCAGGCAGTGAGCGGCACTTTTGCTTATGCTATGAGTTGTGCGTGTCCAATTGTGGCTTCTAAAATTCCGCATACAAGAGAAGTATTAACTTCAGATTCTGGAATTTTGTGTGATATTGGAAATTCTGATCAATTTGCGGAAGCAGCCATTAAATTAATCGAAGATGAAAATTTAAGACATGAAATGGGTATTAGTTCATTTACAAAAATGAGAGCTTCTTCATGGGAAAATGTTGGAATTACTCAAATGAATACTTATCAAAAACTGATTAAAAATCCATCCGAAATTAAATACAGCTATCCTCCTATCCAGTTAAAACATATCAAAAAACTAACTACCGAATTAGGAATTATTCAGTTCAGTAAAATTTCTATTCCAGATCTAGATTCAGGATATACTTTAGATGATAATGCAAGAGCTTTAATTGCGTTTTGCATGCATTATAAACTGACTCAGGACAAAGATGATCTAGCATATATTTTAATCTATTTAGATTTTATTCAACGTTGCCAAAAACCAAAAGGAGATTTTATCAATTATGTCGATCAGGAAAACCGCGAGCATATTGAGCAAAATGCCGAAGTAAATTTAGAAGATTCAAATGCCAGAGCTATTTGGGCTTTAGGAACTGTCGTTTCAATGTCAGACATTCTGCCTGAAGCAATTACCAAAAAAGCTACAAGATGTTTATTGAATTCTTTAAAATGGGCAGAAAATATTCAGTCGCCACGTTCAATTGGTTTTGCGACAAAAGGTTTGTATTTATACCATTCAACCATTCCGAATTTGTACGTTGCCGCGATTATCAATAAACTAAATGCAAAATTGCTGGCCAACTACGAAGATACCGCAACAGAAGACTGGCAATGGTTTGAAAATTATCTGACTTACGGAAACAGCATTCTGCCAGAATCTATGCTTTACGCTTATTTAATTACCAATAAACCGGTTTACAAAAAAGTAGCATTAGATTCTTTAGATTTCCTAATTTCTAAAACTTTCAAAGAAGGAACTTTCAAAGCCATTTCGAACCAAAGCTGGCATCATAAAGGTTCTGAGCCACATGAATATGGAGAACAGCCAATTGATGTTACATACACCATTCAGAGTTTAAATGCTTTTTATAATGCCTTTAAAACTCCAGAATATAAAAAGAAAATGAAAGTCGCATTTAATTGGTTCTTAGGTAAAAATCATTTGAACCAAATTATGTATAATCCTGTAAGCGGCGGCGGTTACGACGGACTTGAGAAACACAATGTAAACTTAAATCAAGGTGCAGAATCTACTGTTTGTTATCTGACTGCAAGATTATTAATGGAAAAACTAGCCATGTCACAATCACGCGTTATTCCGTTACTAAAATCTCGAAGCGGTATCGCCATAAATTTATAA
- a CDS encoding pesticidal protein Cry7Aa, which produces MEEAKKHGVILQKTDRTFEELGVLNPAIYQDGNNVHMFYRAAKKGNFSTIGYCRFEGPTTLVERRSNPIFLPEYIYEIHGVEDPRITKIDDLYYMTYVTYDGLNACGALAVSKDLVKFKKKGIITPRFILNEFTNLIRKHLQNPSIARILAFNTERNYPLTETMKEHLYVWDKNVVLFPKKINGKFVALHRLFPSIQILTFEKKSELTEDFWKEYLKNLPDHIVMEPKYDHETSHIGPGAPPIETADGWLLIYHVAEKRVKGLVYHAAAVLLDLEDPKKVIGRLPKPIITPSEYYERHGYVNYVVFPTGTAIFDGQLYIYYGAADDEIAVASLNLSELLTELKKNPHEDNIK; this is translated from the coding sequence ATGGAAGAAGCTAAAAAACATGGCGTCATTTTACAAAAAACAGATCGAACTTTTGAGGAATTAGGCGTTTTAAATCCTGCCATATATCAAGACGGAAATAATGTGCACATGTTTTACAGAGCGGCCAAAAAAGGAAACTTCTCTACTATTGGTTACTGTCGTTTTGAAGGACCGACAACTTTGGTAGAAAGACGTTCAAATCCGATTTTTCTTCCAGAATATATTTATGAAATTCATGGTGTCGAAGATCCCAGAATTACTAAAATAGATGATCTGTATTATATGACTTATGTTACTTATGATGGTCTAAATGCCTGTGGCGCTTTGGCTGTTTCTAAGGATTTGGTGAAATTTAAAAAGAAAGGAATTATTACACCAAGATTCATTCTAAACGAATTTACCAATCTTATTAGAAAGCATTTACAAAACCCCAGCATTGCAAGAATATTGGCGTTTAATACAGAGAGGAATTATCCGTTAACGGAAACAATGAAAGAACATTTGTATGTCTGGGATAAAAATGTAGTTCTTTTTCCGAAGAAGATAAATGGAAAATTTGTTGCTCTACACCGCTTATTTCCATCTATTCAAATTCTTACGTTTGAAAAGAAATCAGAATTAACAGAAGATTTTTGGAAAGAGTATTTAAAGAATCTTCCAGATCACATTGTAATGGAACCAAAATATGATCATGAAACTAGTCATATTGGTCCAGGAGCTCCTCCGATCGAAACGGCAGACGGATGGCTTTTAATTTATCATGTCGCCGAAAAAAGAGTAAAAGGTTTGGTTTATCATGCAGCTGCAGTTTTGCTGGATTTAGAAGATCCAAAAAAAGTAATTGGAAGATTACCAAAACCCATTATTACTCCATCCGAATATTATGAAAGACATGGTTATGTCAATTACGTAGTTTTCCCCACAGGAACTGCCATTTTTGACGGCCAACTATATATTTATTATGGCGCTGCCGATGATGAGATTGCGGTGGCATCTTTGAACCTGAGCGAGTTATTAACCGAGCTAAAAAAGAATCCTCATGAAGACAATATCAAATAA
- a CDS encoding DUF1440 domain-containing protein, protein MRSKVRTIISSGLVAGTLDITVAILIYAGILHKTTAEKILQSIASGIFKKEAYTGGSEMTLVGLGLHFLIAFIFAWFYFKIFPYIPFFKINTLLSGISYGFFIWVVMNLLVLPIVFPVLPEKNLDFPLLLSILIVICCVGIPIAFITRKYYAKWY, encoded by the coding sequence ATGAGATCAAAAGTTAGAACCATTATTTCATCTGGTTTAGTTGCAGGCACATTAGATATTACTGTCGCTATTTTGATTTATGCAGGAATACTACATAAAACAACAGCCGAAAAAATTTTACAATCTATTGCAAGTGGCATTTTTAAGAAAGAAGCTTATACAGGAGGATCAGAAATGACTCTCGTTGGGTTGGGACTTCATTTTCTAATTGCTTTTATTTTTGCCTGGTTTTATTTTAAGATTTTCCCATACATCCCTTTTTTCAAAATAAATACCTTATTATCTGGCATTTCTTATGGTTTCTTTATTTGGGTTGTAATGAATCTCTTGGTTCTTCCAATAGTATTTCCGGTTTTACCAGAGAAGAATTTAGATTTTCCGCTTTTGCTTTCTATTCTCATTGTAATTTGCTGTGTCGGAATTCCGATTGCTTTTATAACAAGAAAATATTATGCAAAATGGTATTAA
- a CDS encoding DinB family protein: protein MKSAIQNTILETYSKLHDLVSSFSKEEINIVPFEGSWTAGQTTQHIILACSGLTMLFAGKTEKTTREPDENVKTLDNIFLDFTTKYQSPENIKPPDIEYEKGTLLASIKKIQNDLFEAAETYDLTLTCLDSKVPGFDFFTIYEWLHFAIVHTKRHTHQLKSIYEHIKKQ, encoded by the coding sequence ATGAAGAGCGCTATTCAAAATACCATACTTGAAACCTACAGTAAATTGCACGATTTAGTTTCTTCCTTTTCAAAAGAAGAAATCAATATTGTTCCGTTTGAAGGGAGCTGGACTGCTGGGCAAACCACTCAGCACATTATTCTGGCCTGCTCTGGCTTGACCATGCTTTTTGCAGGAAAAACAGAAAAAACAACCAGAGAACCCGATGAAAACGTAAAAACTCTTGATAATATATTTTTAGACTTCACTACCAAATACCAATCGCCCGAAAACATAAAGCCTCCTGATATTGAATATGAAAAAGGCACACTGCTGGCTTCCATCAAAAAAATACAAAATGATTTATTTGAAGCAGCAGAAACTTACGATTTAACATTGACTTGTTTAGATTCTAAAGTGCCTGGATTTGACTTTTTCACGATTTATGAATGGCTTCATTTTGCAATTGTGCATACGAAGAGACACACTCATCAGTTAAAATCGATTTATGAGCATATTAAAAAACAATAG
- a CDS encoding DoxX family protein, with amino-acid sequence MKTTKIIFWTTTILIFLFEGVMPALTSQSEMAKEGIRHLGYPEYFGNALVVFKILGVLALIIPQVPGRIKEWAYAGFAFDFIFASISHFAVDGIGFQGFFPLIVFAILIASYVTYHRIHRYKNIAL; translated from the coding sequence ATGAAAACAACAAAAATTATTTTTTGGACTACTACAATTCTTATTTTTTTATTTGAGGGCGTGATGCCAGCTTTAACTTCTCAATCAGAAATGGCTAAGGAAGGAATCAGACACTTAGGTTATCCTGAATATTTTGGAAATGCTTTAGTTGTGTTTAAAATTCTTGGAGTTTTAGCTTTAATTATTCCGCAAGTGCCAGGACGCATAAAAGAATGGGCTTATGCAGGATTTGCTTTTGACTTTATTTTTGCATCTATAAGTCACTTTGCTGTTGACGGAATAGGTTTTCAAGGTTTCTTTCCTCTAATCGTTTTTGCAATTTTAATAGCATCTTATGTAACATATCATAGAATACACCGTTATAAAAACATAGCGCTCTAA
- a CDS encoding GNAT family N-acetyltransferase — MKNTDLVKDNIDNLTTLWRTVATPLLSYHKNDPFQFSQIKNSGWPNRLWFREDITEENLPQILEIIDQNPGLIIPYWDIFGSNSKEVFDKNQFQIRIQLMAMALKLGKKFPLEKNLTFKRVLNENDAKTWSDIYPLSFSYVISKETLVHNYENVQFYLVHVDERPIGTLTLFQTGNVMGIHGVGVIPEMRKKGLAEEIMKFAINEAIDAGTKYAHLQASPLGKGIYTRLGFEDLFLITNYFLKPNI, encoded by the coding sequence ATGAAAAATACAGACCTTGTAAAAGATAATATTGACAATCTTACAACACTTTGGAGAACCGTTGCTACTCCTCTCCTTTCTTATCATAAAAACGATCCGTTTCAATTCAGTCAGATAAAAAACTCAGGTTGGCCAAATCGACTGTGGTTCAGAGAAGATATTACAGAAGAAAATCTGCCACAGATTCTTGAAATTATAGACCAAAATCCAGGGTTGATCATTCCGTATTGGGATATTTTCGGAAGCAATTCAAAAGAAGTTTTCGATAAAAACCAATTTCAAATACGAATTCAGCTAATGGCAATGGCTTTAAAACTGGGAAAAAAATTTCCTCTTGAAAAGAATCTGACTTTTAAGAGAGTTTTAAATGAAAATGATGCTAAAACATGGTCAGATATTTATCCGTTATCTTTTAGTTATGTAATTAGTAAAGAAACGCTGGTTCATAATTATGAAAATGTCCAATTCTATTTGGTTCATGTAGATGAGAGACCAATAGGAACGCTTACTCTTTTTCAAACAGGAAATGTTATGGGAATTCATGGTGTTGGAGTAATTCCAGAAATGCGCAAAAAAGGTTTAGCCGAAGAAATAATGAAGTTTGCCATCAACGAAGCCATTGACGCTGGTACTAAATATGCACATTTACAAGCTTCTCCTTTAGGAAAAGGCATTTATACAAGATTAGGCTTCGAAGATTTGTTTTTGATAACGAACTACTTTTTAAAACCCAATATTTAA
- a CDS encoding Crp/Fnr family transcriptional regulator: MTFNKETYLNNLKLYFESYAPISEQSWKLIEGLTDFQTIKKGEILLENGEICKNMYFIAKGILRTFITDEQGNFYNKNLFFENRLACSKVSSMLQTPSDFTIEALEDCILIQLNYKKYIQLITENDDLKNFYIAYLEKNWIIEKEQREVALVMQNATERYLNLLETHPTIADRVPLLHIASHLGITPTQLSRIRKSLEKDI; this comes from the coding sequence GAAACATACCTCAACAATCTAAAATTATATTTCGAAAGTTACGCTCCTATCTCTGAACAGTCATGGAAATTGATTGAAGGCTTGACAGATTTTCAGACAATCAAAAAAGGAGAAATCCTACTAGAAAATGGGGAAATCTGCAAAAATATGTATTTTATTGCTAAAGGAATTTTACGAACTTTTATTACCGATGAGCAAGGAAATTTTTATAACAAAAACCTTTTTTTCGAAAACAGGCTTGCATGCTCTAAAGTTTCATCAATGCTGCAAACTCCCTCAGACTTTACGATCGAAGCTTTAGAAGACTGTATTTTAATCCAACTTAATTACAAAAAATACATTCAGTTGATTACCGAAAATGATGATCTTAAAAACTTCTACATTGCATACTTGGAAAAAAACTGGATTATCGAAAAAGAACAACGAGAAGTGGCGCTAGTAATGCAAAATGCAACCGAAAGATATCTTAATCTTCTTGAGACGCATCCAACAATCGCTGATCGTGTTCCTTTATTGCATATTGCTTCGCATTTGGGAATTACTCCAACACAGTTAAGCCGAATCAGAAAAAGTCTGGAAAAAGATATTTAA